A region from the Leptospirillum ferriphilum ML-04 genome encodes:
- a CDS encoding AAA family ATPase has translation MILSIMMVLAGVGWVIATSFFRSVVDPWFNAYPLLSALVMATVLLTYATILLLAGSNFGKPLPEKKKGKIPFSAAPPLYYILQWSLVGAIFILSGFFTIGMMPYLSGFLWLTGTITMLSQFLFLMIPGNFRQETGPGKVDLIPNRLRLKDQAYHFWDTCIMAGGFFLVTGTLLKPISIVAGLLSIGTGLSWLLGAVSFSLVSTFHLSGAFRKKTPPSSYSVPEDTLSVFPRNNPTRMALIEAYSAHLSARSLFRSQKNGILLWGPSVKANHIFARALAGESGRAYMTFELASLRGLSLSTAEHELRNILYKIHLYKPVLLHITDFEASVSSLSQPERESLKKILLRLLMNKHALVVMNAHQIDDIPEEFKTPPVVHWVIGTGEADTPTRTTFLRLALREVARQNEILPGQVPLLTLDMIDGYDLFKLAEMMEGFSPEDIDDVLLRSIKSARSLRRSLRQLDIDVSIRRKMQGWQDPTLEPMEAVRARLTEEAIAPALIINASEKILKQKRHTSESLLIVGKSPSLRQKLAQTLAQRENYHFASVSQKEFSRDSLGTFRNFVIQNKKLRPAVLFVDPLEVLFPRVQLSHFSYHGEIYNQKVIELSQVLQERQFWLICGTSGINDIDPMILRKFSRVIEIGDIQKEFLQDVEAYAMEKLLEGFSSDNIDFSRFHLFTGSSPFMENSSDDKNQTDKSTFALTLPEELPPPIRDYFGRESLQNEILATLETGRLKIRKDGSALSGTFFFLGPPQSGRKFLAEALSRQVYKKPEAFVYRDMSLFDELFFAEQFLKKSASPAPTNPPVPDDLWEVFHQDPRRLLYMDNVEKAHPSLWNALLPVLKTGRLSWGEKTRDISDSIFVLASTLFSPQDFAQVEPWSRPDVMIQAVRNNNRRLAYLPLFQPPFLQHVDLILPFPEYSTEDIHTILRQTATKILHDFSRNIPFPGTLSVEPGLFEQLTSKLDISRRGMDGLDRKLQSQFLPALTKIRATFENEPGPHDFLLSWDGRGISAVTVSPSEQKTEEEAVVSP, from the coding sequence GTGATCCTCAGCATCATGATGGTCCTTGCCGGCGTCGGCTGGGTGATCGCAACCTCCTTTTTTCGGTCGGTCGTCGATCCCTGGTTTAACGCATACCCTCTGTTGTCGGCACTCGTCATGGCGACGGTTCTCCTCACCTATGCAACGATCCTTCTCCTTGCCGGAAGCAATTTTGGAAAGCCCCTTCCGGAAAAAAAGAAGGGGAAGATCCCTTTTTCCGCCGCCCCTCCGTTGTATTACATTCTTCAATGGTCTCTTGTCGGGGCCATTTTCATTCTTTCAGGATTCTTTACCATCGGCATGATGCCTTATCTGTCTGGCTTCCTGTGGCTGACCGGGACCATCACCATGCTTTCCCAGTTTCTCTTCCTGATGATTCCCGGCAACTTTCGACAGGAAACCGGGCCCGGCAAAGTCGACCTGATTCCCAATCGGCTTCGGCTCAAGGATCAGGCCTATCATTTTTGGGACACATGCATCATGGCCGGCGGGTTCTTTCTTGTCACCGGGACCCTGCTAAAGCCCATTTCCATCGTTGCCGGACTTCTTTCGATCGGAACCGGCCTTTCCTGGCTTCTCGGAGCTGTCTCCTTCTCTTTGGTCAGCACCTTTCATCTGTCGGGGGCGTTTCGGAAAAAAACGCCGCCCTCTTCCTACAGTGTTCCGGAAGATACGCTTTCCGTCTTTCCCAGGAATAATCCGACCAGAATGGCCCTGATCGAAGCCTACTCGGCTCATTTGAGCGCCCGGTCCCTCTTCCGGTCGCAAAAAAACGGAATTCTCCTGTGGGGACCTTCCGTCAAGGCCAACCATATTTTTGCACGAGCCCTGGCCGGAGAGTCAGGAAGGGCCTACATGACGTTCGAACTCGCTTCTCTAAGGGGACTCTCTCTCTCTACCGCGGAACACGAGCTGCGGAATATTCTCTACAAGATTCATCTTTACAAACCGGTCCTTCTGCATATCACCGACTTCGAAGCTTCCGTCTCTTCCCTCTCGCAACCAGAGAGAGAAAGTTTGAAAAAAATACTTCTTCGTCTTCTGATGAACAAACACGCCCTGGTTGTCATGAACGCACATCAGATCGACGACATTCCGGAAGAGTTCAAAACTCCACCGGTGGTGCATTGGGTCATCGGAACAGGAGAAGCCGATACGCCAACCCGAACAACATTCCTCCGGCTCGCCCTGCGGGAAGTCGCCCGTCAAAACGAGATTCTTCCCGGGCAGGTGCCCCTTCTGACCCTCGACATGATCGACGGGTATGACTTGTTCAAATTGGCAGAGATGATGGAAGGATTTTCCCCGGAGGATATCGATGACGTTCTTCTGCGGAGCATCAAAAGTGCCCGTTCCCTCCGAAGATCTCTCCGTCAGCTGGACATCGACGTTTCCATTCGTCGGAAGATGCAAGGCTGGCAGGATCCGACACTGGAACCCATGGAAGCTGTCCGTGCCCGGCTCACCGAAGAAGCCATTGCTCCTGCGCTCATCATCAACGCTTCTGAAAAGATTCTGAAACAAAAGCGCCACACGAGCGAGTCCTTGCTTATTGTGGGAAAATCTCCAAGTTTGCGACAGAAGCTCGCACAGACCCTTGCGCAAAGAGAAAACTATCACTTCGCTTCCGTTTCCCAGAAGGAGTTTTCCCGGGATAGCCTAGGCACTTTCCGCAACTTCGTCATTCAGAACAAAAAACTCCGGCCGGCCGTTCTTTTTGTCGACCCTCTTGAAGTTCTCTTTCCCAGGGTCCAGCTTTCCCATTTCAGTTATCACGGCGAAATTTACAACCAGAAGGTGATCGAGCTTTCCCAGGTTCTCCAGGAGCGACAATTCTGGCTCATCTGCGGGACATCCGGGATCAACGATATCGATCCCATGATCCTCCGGAAGTTTTCACGCGTGATCGAGATCGGAGACATCCAGAAAGAATTTCTTCAGGATGTTGAAGCCTACGCCATGGAAAAGCTACTGGAGGGATTCTCGTCGGATAATATTGATTTTTCACGCTTCCATCTCTTTACCGGGTCCTCCCCATTCATGGAAAACTCTTCGGACGACAAAAATCAAACAGACAAATCCACGTTCGCCCTCACTCTTCCGGAAGAGCTCCCACCGCCTATCCGGGATTACTTTGGGCGGGAATCCCTACAAAACGAAATCCTGGCAACTCTTGAGACAGGGCGGCTGAAAATCCGAAAGGACGGGTCTGCCCTCAGCGGAACCTTTTTCTTTTTGGGCCCGCCCCAGAGTGGCCGAAAGTTCCTGGCTGAAGCTCTATCCAGACAGGTCTACAAGAAACCAGAGGCTTTTGTGTACCGGGATATGAGTCTGTTTGACGAGCTTTTTTTCGCAGAACAATTCCTGAAAAAATCCGCGTCCCCGGCACCGACGAACCCTCCCGTTCCTGATGATCTGTGGGAAGTCTTCCATCAGGACCCCAGACGTCTCCTCTATATGGACAATGTGGAAAAAGCACATCCCAGCCTCTGGAACGCTCTTTTACCGGTTCTCAAGACCGGTCGCCTTTCGTGGGGGGAAAAGACCAGAGATATTTCCGACAGTATTTTTGTCCTTGCCTCAACATTGTTCTCTCCCCAGGACTTTGCTCAGGTAGAGCCCTGGAGCCGTCCCGACGTCATGATTCAGGCCGTCCGGAACAACAACAGAAGATTGGCCTATCTCCCCCTTTTTCAGCCGCCGTTCCTCCAGCACGTCGACCTGATCTTGCCCTTTCCCGAATACTCCACGGAGGACATTCACACCATTCTTCGGCAGACAGCGACGAAAATTCTGCATGATTTCTCCCGCAATATTCCATTTCCGGGGACCCTTTCGGTTGAACCAGGTCTCTTTGAGCAGCTGACGTCAAAACTCGATATTTCCCGGCGCGGCATGGATGGTCTCGATCGAAAGCTCCAGTCCCAGTTTCTCCCCGCCCTGACTAAAATCCGAGCAACTTTTGAAAACGAACCGGGTCCGCACGACTTTCTTCTCTCCTGGGACGGAAGGGGCATATCCGCCGTGACGGTCAGTCCTTCGGAACAAAAAACCGAAGAAGAGGCTGTCGTATCTCCTTAA
- the uvrC gene encoding excinuclease ABC subunit UvrC: MSNPENSSANLPFSSLVEDRLRTLPEEPGVYLMKSETGEVLYVGKSRSLKDRVRSYFQETRARSTRIALLVSRVRDLEIIRTKTELDALILENTLIKRYRPRYNVLLRDDKTYPYLKFSWNDTYPRLTVTRRVRNDGSLYFGPYPNPSAMKDTLRLIRRTFPLATCTISLDKPTLERPCVEYQIKRCLGPCVEGLTTETEYRQVAMGVRLFLQGKSNDLLYLLENEMKARAKNLEFEKAAAVRDRYRNVLQVLEKHTVSFPFHHPIDGLYLARSGTTAVMLVMHIRNGLLIGKEEVELKNTEEASDEELLVAFLEQFYGKESAFLPGEILLPVSLPEEDLMTLSWMSEKKGEDPVRIISPKRGDKKMILDLVRENAEEALNAREKRALNSTEVLDEARSLLKRDRPPRLLCCVDISNTGDLLPVASLVTFQDGKPEKSLYRKFRIRYEKGQDDFKMLSEVMERQYRENPLPDLLVIDGGPLQLDACVRTLEEMGHDDARRRVVSLAKERTNKNKSERIFFPGQDTPLILPGHHPVTHLLVRLRDEAHRFAIKYHRTLREEYLTHSRLLHIPGVGPAREKKLLQSFGSVKNLMEATIEEIVQNAGLSVALATSIYHSLRDKQDAPPGSSS; the protein is encoded by the coding sequence GTGTCGAACCCAGAGAATTCGTCTGCGAATCTCCCTTTTTCATCCCTTGTCGAAGACCGTCTGAGAACTCTTCCGGAAGAGCCGGGTGTCTATCTCATGAAGAGTGAAACCGGTGAGGTCCTCTATGTGGGAAAATCCCGAAGTCTTAAGGACCGGGTCCGCTCCTATTTCCAGGAGACGAGAGCCCGTTCCACGAGGATAGCCCTTCTCGTATCACGCGTTCGGGATCTCGAGATTATACGGACGAAAACAGAACTGGATGCCCTTATCCTCGAAAACACGCTGATCAAACGATATCGCCCCCGATACAATGTCCTCCTCCGGGACGATAAAACATACCCCTACCTGAAATTCAGCTGGAACGACACTTACCCACGACTCACCGTCACGCGCCGGGTTCGAAACGACGGGAGTCTCTATTTTGGTCCCTACCCCAATCCCTCGGCCATGAAAGACACGCTCAGGCTTATTCGACGGACATTCCCGCTGGCGACCTGCACCATTTCTCTCGATAAACCAACACTTGAAAGGCCTTGCGTCGAATACCAGATCAAAAGATGCCTTGGCCCTTGCGTTGAGGGACTGACTACAGAAACGGAATACCGGCAGGTGGCAATGGGCGTCCGACTTTTTCTCCAGGGCAAGAGCAACGATCTTCTGTACCTTCTGGAAAACGAGATGAAAGCACGCGCAAAAAACCTTGAGTTTGAAAAAGCCGCTGCCGTCCGCGACCGGTACAGGAATGTCCTTCAGGTTTTGGAAAAACATACCGTCTCCTTTCCCTTTCATCATCCGATCGATGGACTCTATCTGGCACGCAGTGGCACGACGGCGGTCATGCTGGTGATGCATATACGAAACGGCCTTCTGATCGGCAAAGAGGAAGTTGAGCTCAAGAATACCGAAGAAGCTTCGGACGAAGAACTTCTCGTCGCCTTTCTCGAACAGTTCTACGGAAAAGAGTCCGCCTTCCTTCCGGGTGAAATTCTTCTTCCCGTTTCATTGCCCGAAGAAGACCTCATGACTCTCTCCTGGATGTCCGAAAAGAAAGGAGAAGACCCCGTCCGGATAATCTCTCCAAAGAGAGGGGACAAAAAAATGATTCTGGATCTGGTCAGGGAAAATGCGGAAGAGGCGTTAAATGCCCGCGAAAAGAGAGCGCTCAACTCGACAGAAGTACTCGACGAGGCCCGATCTCTCCTGAAAAGGGATCGTCCCCCGCGACTTCTATGCTGTGTGGACATCTCCAACACTGGAGACCTTCTTCCTGTCGCCTCTCTCGTCACCTTCCAGGACGGGAAACCGGAAAAATCGCTTTACCGAAAGTTCCGGATTCGCTACGAAAAAGGCCAGGACGATTTCAAAATGTTGAGCGAGGTGATGGAGCGACAATACAGAGAAAATCCGCTCCCGGATCTTCTGGTAATCGATGGAGGACCGCTTCAGCTTGATGCCTGCGTCCGGACACTTGAGGAGATGGGGCATGACGATGCCAGGCGGCGTGTTGTATCCCTCGCCAAGGAACGAACGAACAAGAACAAGTCCGAACGAATCTTTTTTCCCGGACAGGATACGCCGCTCATTCTTCCCGGACACCACCCGGTCACACATCTTCTCGTCCGCTTGCGCGATGAAGCCCACCGTTTCGCGATAAAGTATCACCGGACATTAAGAGAAGAGTATCTCACACACTCCCGGCTTCTGCATATTCCCGGCGTTGGGCCGGCAAGAGAAAAAAAACTTCTCCAGTCTTTCGGATCGGTAAAAAACCTTATGGAAGCAACGATCGAAGAGATTGTGCAAAACGCTGGACTATCCGTGGCTCTGGCAACTTCAATCTACCACTCCCTCCGTGACAAACAGGATGCTCCGCCCGGGAGTTCGTCGTGA
- a CDS encoding shikimate dehydrogenase family protein, protein MKKLYGVIGYPVSHSLSPLFQQAAMESLGLDAAYVPFEIPPDQIGIALKSMEVLGVEGFNVTIPHKEAVSGLVAGKDRISTIIGAVNTVSRKAEGWFGSNTDVGGFQEAFRHFLQSKIKKDVSHPMVLGAGGSVRSVLFALRESGFRRLTIANRSLDRAHRLLDSLFSPDTRKEISVISLEEMSNQGVGECDVLINALSREAFPDRFALLDRVDCSGIKGFFDLSYRPDGLPTSFLKVGLSLKRPVEDGLRMLLEQGALSFEIWTGQSAPRDVMAEALRKKLGRSLSFGGEMPKMV, encoded by the coding sequence ATGAAAAAACTCTATGGAGTGATTGGTTATCCTGTTTCCCACTCCCTGTCCCCTTTGTTCCAGCAGGCGGCAATGGAATCCTTGGGCCTTGACGCGGCTTATGTGCCTTTTGAAATTCCTCCGGATCAAATCGGGATCGCCTTGAAGTCGATGGAAGTCCTTGGTGTCGAAGGATTTAACGTGACAATTCCCCACAAGGAGGCGGTTTCCGGACTGGTTGCGGGGAAGGACCGTATCTCAACAATTATCGGTGCCGTCAATACGGTATCCCGGAAAGCTGAGGGATGGTTCGGTTCGAACACCGATGTCGGGGGATTTCAGGAAGCATTTCGCCATTTTCTGCAAAGCAAAATAAAGAAAGACGTGTCCCATCCGATGGTTTTGGGGGCTGGAGGGTCTGTCAGAAGTGTGCTTTTTGCTCTCCGGGAGTCTGGTTTCCGTCGTTTAACCATTGCCAATCGTTCTCTTGATCGAGCACATAGGCTTCTGGATTCTCTTTTTTCCCCGGATACGAGGAAAGAGATATCGGTGATTTCCCTTGAGGAGATGTCCAATCAGGGAGTTGGGGAATGCGACGTCCTGATCAACGCTCTGTCTCGGGAAGCTTTTCCGGACAGGTTTGCACTTCTGGACAGGGTGGACTGCTCCGGTATCAAAGGATTTTTTGACTTGTCCTATCGGCCGGATGGTCTGCCGACATCCTTTCTGAAGGTTGGGTTGTCCCTGAAGAGACCCGTGGAAGATGGCCTCCGAATGCTTCTCGAACAGGGTGCTTTGTCATTTGAGATATGGACGGGACAGTCGGCGCCGAGAGACGTCATGGCCGAGGCTCTCCGGAAAAAATTGGGAAGGAGCCTTTCCTTTGGAGGTGAAATGCCCAAAATGGTCTAG
- the ftsY gene encoding signal recognition particle-docking protein FtsY: protein MNILQRLGAGLKKTREKLGNNLAQLFGKERSPQFYEELEDLLILSDVGPEQATLLIRDLKDWEKNSGNGTKGDPLLFLEERIASFFPLNPPVWVEQPDWKPVVILMVGVNGVGKTTTTGKLAHRFQQDGKSVILGAADTFRAAAVQQLRLWGEKLEIPVVHQKEGADPAAVAFDTVKAALARKVDVAIIDTAGRLQTKHNLMAELGKIHGLVKREMEDRPFETLIVLDSTLGQNTVSQMEHFRKAIPVSGMILTKLDGTSKGGIVVSLARKFHLPVRFVGVGEGKDDLVEFDPVLYARALLRPEDSSRF from the coding sequence ATGAATATTCTGCAACGCTTGGGTGCCGGATTGAAAAAAACCCGGGAAAAACTGGGAAACAATCTTGCACAACTGTTCGGAAAAGAACGGTCTCCCCAGTTTTACGAAGAACTTGAGGACCTTTTGATCCTCTCTGATGTTGGCCCGGAACAAGCAACTCTTTTGATTCGGGATTTGAAAGATTGGGAAAAAAATTCGGGAAATGGGACAAAAGGAGATCCACTGCTCTTTTTGGAAGAGAGAATAGCGAGTTTCTTTCCACTGAATCCTCCGGTGTGGGTCGAACAGCCTGACTGGAAGCCCGTTGTCATCCTGATGGTCGGCGTCAACGGGGTGGGCAAAACCACAACAACCGGAAAACTCGCGCACCGATTCCAGCAAGACGGGAAGTCCGTCATCCTGGGGGCCGCAGACACCTTTCGAGCGGCAGCGGTCCAGCAGTTGCGCCTCTGGGGAGAAAAACTGGAAATCCCTGTTGTTCACCAGAAGGAAGGTGCCGATCCGGCAGCGGTCGCTTTCGATACCGTCAAAGCAGCCCTGGCCCGAAAAGTGGATGTTGCCATCATCGATACGGCGGGAAGGCTCCAGACAAAACACAATCTGATGGCAGAACTTGGGAAGATCCATGGACTGGTCAAAAGGGAAATGGAAGACAGGCCCTTTGAAACACTGATCGTCCTGGACTCAACTCTTGGGCAGAACACTGTCAGCCAGATGGAACATTTCCGGAAAGCCATCCCGGTTTCCGGAATGATCCTCACCAAACTTGATGGCACCTCAAAAGGAGGGATTGTCGTCAGCCTGGCCCGAAAATTTCATCTTCCGGTCAGGTTTGTCGGGGTTGGAGAGGGAAAGGACGACCTTGTGGAATTCGATCCGGTTCTCTATGCACGGGCCCTTTTGAGACCGGAAGACTCTTCCCGGTTCTAG
- the ybeY gene encoding rRNA maturation RNase YbeY, which translates to MPVEIDNRQKKFPVDTLALSLLANEAQKTLGEAQKNVTITFVNNRRIRIVNREYRGKNRSTDVLSFSYPSPPFPDIPFPDGEILISTEKAERQAREQNIPLETEIVNLIIHGLCHLAGHDHETGPEDALRMKHAERKIAKTLQKVIVKRNLFSIGPQNAPSQIFGKIPD; encoded by the coding sequence ATGCCCGTTGAAATCGACAATCGCCAGAAAAAGTTTCCGGTGGACACCCTTGCGCTCTCTCTTCTGGCAAACGAGGCCCAAAAAACACTGGGAGAGGCCCAAAAAAATGTCACCATTACGTTCGTCAATAACCGTCGGATCCGGATTGTCAACCGGGAATATCGTGGAAAGAACAGGTCGACTGACGTCTTGTCTTTTTCCTACCCTTCTCCTCCCTTTCCCGACATTCCCTTTCCGGACGGAGAAATTCTCATCTCGACGGAAAAGGCTGAACGCCAGGCCCGCGAACAAAATATCCCGCTGGAAACAGAAATCGTCAACCTGATCATTCATGGCTTGTGTCATCTCGCCGGACATGACCACGAGACAGGACCGGAAGACGCCCTCCGTATGAAACACGCGGAACGGAAGATCGCCAAAACACTTCAGAAAGTGATTGTCAAACGGAATCTTTTTTCAATCGGACCACAAAACGCGCCGAGCCAGATTTTTGGAAAAATTCCCGACTGA
- a CDS encoding HDIG domain-containing metalloprotein, with protein sequence MYNSLSFLTGGLLLAVFVFLAARSIREAVDHSPDMFERINQKSVSILFFSLLCGSWILTVFPAPWLLASGRLGVPLESRATILALPTLIAAALSTHLIGKRQSVALSLVTGISISFLPHSQPWTSVFILIAGILAGFSTALFRGRIGFIKSGILTGLVLFLMELAEHLYWNSSSPLEPLILFVTGISAGLLSALGAVFLLPLIERGFGVLSDMALTELLDVNHPLLREFYLKAPGSYQHSMSLAYLSEAAATSIGENPKLARISAYFHDIGKMERPQYFIENQAAYNRHELLTPRMSAIILIDHVRRGIEIGHRYHLPQIVIDAIPEHHGTRLMQFFYRKAFEQESEEHKMGPDSDFRYPGPKPRSRITAIIMLADAVEAAGRVLQRSSPTPARIQGMIEDVFSDIIKDGQLDESPLTLEEIAVIKRTFTQILVSIYHHRIPYPKATTSGQKKNSPEKVQGAFNAR encoded by the coding sequence TTGTACAACAGTCTCTCTTTTCTGACAGGGGGGCTCCTGCTGGCGGTTTTTGTCTTTCTGGCAGCCCGTTCTATCCGGGAGGCTGTTGATCACTCTCCTGACATGTTTGAACGCATCAACCAGAAGTCCGTCAGCATCCTCTTTTTTTCTCTTCTTTGCGGATCATGGATTCTGACCGTTTTTCCGGCACCATGGCTCCTTGCATCAGGAAGACTCGGTGTGCCGCTGGAAAGCCGGGCAACCATTCTTGCGCTTCCAACCCTCATCGCAGCTGCACTTTCGACGCATCTCATCGGAAAACGTCAATCTGTCGCCCTGTCCCTTGTCACCGGCATCTCGATCAGTTTTCTGCCCCATTCTCAACCCTGGACTTCCGTATTCATTTTGATCGCAGGAATCCTTGCAGGTTTTTCAACAGCCCTTTTCCGGGGACGCATCGGCTTTATCAAATCCGGCATACTCACCGGTCTTGTTCTCTTTCTGATGGAGTTGGCGGAACACCTGTACTGGAATTCTTCAAGTCCACTCGAACCTCTGATCCTGTTTGTCACAGGAATCTCGGCAGGATTGTTATCCGCTCTTGGAGCGGTCTTTCTTCTCCCATTAATTGAACGGGGGTTCGGCGTTCTCTCGGACATGGCCCTGACCGAGCTTCTTGATGTCAATCACCCTCTTCTTCGGGAGTTTTACCTTAAAGCCCCCGGATCCTACCAGCACAGCATGTCCCTCGCCTACCTGTCGGAAGCCGCGGCAACATCCATCGGAGAAAATCCGAAACTCGCGCGTATCAGTGCCTACTTTCATGATATTGGAAAAATGGAACGACCCCAGTATTTTATCGAAAACCAGGCCGCCTATAATCGTCATGAACTTTTGACCCCGAGAATGAGCGCGATCATCCTTATCGATCACGTCCGGCGGGGGATCGAAATCGGACATCGATATCACTTGCCGCAAATCGTGATTGATGCAATTCCCGAACATCACGGGACCCGCCTCATGCAATTCTTTTACAGAAAAGCGTTCGAACAGGAATCGGAAGAGCACAAGATGGGACCGGATTCGGATTTTCGTTATCCCGGACCGAAGCCCCGATCGAGAATTACAGCGATCATCATGCTTGCTGATGCCGTCGAAGCAGCCGGACGGGTCTTGCAAAGGTCTTCTCCAACTCCCGCAAGAATCCAGGGGATGATCGAAGACGTATTTTCAGATATCATCAAAGATGGCCAGCTGGATGAATCTCCGCTCACTCTTGAAGAGATCGCCGTCATCAAGCGAACATTCACACAAATTCTCGTATCGATATACCACCACCGGATTCCATATCCCAAAGCAACCACTTCCGGACAGAAAAAAAATTCTCCGGAAAAGGTTCAGGGAGCTTTCAATGCCCGTTGA
- a CDS encoding PhoH family protein encodes MDPIQKTFDLPEGIDHASFFGELNHHLRLFEQAFGIRLTASGHRLTATGEESRVVQGEKVIGELASLMASGYSIREEEIRQAINLTKTTPHITLRDLVSEFLPINSRKRVIFPKSANQLHYIQAIKAHDIVFGIGPAGTGKTYLAMAMAVFYLLKHSFRRIILVRPAVEAGEKLGFLPGDIAEKINPYLRPLYDALFDMIDVDKVNRMIDKREIEIAPLAFMRGRTLNDSFVILDEAQNATIEQMKMFLTRIGFNSKAVITGDVTQIDLPQGRTSGLIEVQNILKNISGIEFLYFNEVDVVRHRLVQEIIKAYERYENPENGQRSPADKSA; translated from the coding sequence ATGGATCCCATACAAAAGACGTTCGATCTTCCCGAAGGGATTGACCACGCCTCTTTTTTTGGGGAGCTCAATCATCATCTCCGTCTCTTCGAACAGGCTTTTGGCATACGATTGACAGCCAGCGGACATCGTTTGACGGCAACCGGGGAGGAAAGCCGCGTTGTCCAGGGGGAAAAAGTGATCGGAGAGCTGGCATCCTTGATGGCGTCAGGATATTCCATCCGGGAAGAGGAGATTCGTCAGGCCATAAACTTGACGAAAACAACTCCCCATATCACTCTTCGTGACCTCGTTTCAGAGTTTTTGCCCATCAACAGTCGCAAACGAGTCATTTTTCCAAAATCAGCCAACCAGCTTCATTACATCCAGGCCATCAAGGCCCACGATATTGTTTTTGGAATTGGTCCCGCTGGGACCGGAAAAACTTATCTTGCGATGGCCATGGCCGTTTTCTACCTGCTCAAGCACTCTTTCCGACGTATCATCCTGGTAAGGCCCGCTGTCGAGGCCGGAGAAAAACTGGGATTCCTTCCAGGAGATATTGCAGAAAAGATCAACCCATATCTTCGCCCACTCTACGACGCTCTGTTTGACATGATCGACGTCGACAAAGTGAACAGGATGATCGACAAGAGAGAAATAGAAATCGCTCCGTTGGCATTCATGCGGGGAAGAACCCTGAATGATTCTTTTGTTATTCTGGATGAAGCGCAGAATGCCACCATTGAACAGATGAAAATGTTTCTGACCCGAATCGGTTTTAACTCCAAGGCTGTGATCACGGGGGATGTCACACAGATTGACCTTCCACAAGGGCGAACCAGCGGACTCATCGAAGTCCAGAATATATTGAAAAACATATCCGGCATCGAATTTCTCTATTTTAACGAAGTGGATGTCGTCCGCCACCGGCTCGTTCAGGAAATCATCAAGGCCTACGAACGATATGAAAATCCAGAGAATGGCCAAAGATCACCTGCGGATAAATCCGCCTGA
- a CDS encoding universal stress protein gives MSTPFKSLVLPYDLTPVPPGTMETLKNILHGEGSTLHVFHVLDIYEETPMGYPLPPEYSAEMEKVVCQEVKKLADLYRADGIETTAGVYRGRVDRTIIEVALQQKADAILLLSHGKGILGRILLGSASNSVLHHSPLPVILLKPDETRKDLLRSFTETDPPVNLIDTFARSDASGQGF, from the coding sequence ATGTCAACCCCTTTTAAATCTCTTGTTTTACCCTATGATTTAACACCTGTCCCTCCAGGGACAATGGAAACCTTGAAAAATATCCTGCATGGAGAAGGTTCCACCCTTCACGTCTTTCATGTTTTGGATATTTATGAAGAAACCCCGATGGGATACCCTCTTCCCCCTGAATATTCCGCCGAGATGGAAAAAGTTGTTTGTCAGGAAGTCAAAAAGCTGGCAGACCTCTATCGCGCCGATGGCATAGAAACCACTGCAGGCGTTTACCGTGGAAGAGTTGACCGGACCATTATAGAGGTTGCACTCCAACAAAAAGCGGACGCTATTCTTCTTTTATCCCATGGCAAAGGAATTCTCGGACGCATCCTGCTTGGTTCTGCTTCCAACTCGGTACTTCACCACTCTCCCCTTCCCGTCATTCTCCTGAAACCCGACGAAACTCGAAAAGACCTTCTCCGTAGCTTCACGGAAACCGATCCACCCGTTAACCTGATTGATACCTTTGCCCGGTCAGACGCATCCGGGCAGGGCTTTTAA